CTCGACCGCGACGAAGGTCTCGCCGGGGGCGAGGGTGAAGGCCTCGCGGATCTTCATGCCGCCGTGGCCGTCCTTCTCGGCGAAGATCGCGCGGGTGCCGTAGTGCCGCGCCGTTTCGTACGCGAGGACGACGCCGCCCATGGCCGGGCCGATCACGAGTTGCGCGTCGATGCCCGCGCCGCGCAGCGCCCCGGCCAGTGCGCGGCCGATCTGCTCGGTGTACTGCGGGTGCTGGAGGACGGTGGTGCTCTGCAGGAACTTGGGGCTGTGGCGGCCCGAGGCGAGCAGGAAGTGCCCCTCGTGGTACGCGCCGGCCTGGCGGTACAGGTCGAGAATGTCGAGTGCG
The sequence above is drawn from the Deinococcus sedimenti genome and encodes:
- the pyrE gene encoding orotate phosphoribosyltransferase, giving the protein MTHADPAALDILDLYRQAGAYHEGHFLLASGRHSPKFLQSTTVLQHPQYTEQIGRALAGALRGAGIDAQLVIGPAMGGVVLAYETARHYGTRAIFAEKDGHGGMKIREAFTLAPGETFVAVEDVLTTGGSVLKAVRAAEAAGARCVGIACIVDRRADGGDLQGYPLVSLTRLVFDTYPPDEVPEWLAALPLQEI